The following coding sequences lie in one Moritella viscosa genomic window:
- a CDS encoding putative acetyltransferase, (GNAT) family, whose amino-acid sequence MNRNMKIELAHMDHLTAFTSYIDECVDDGIILYEFIFSNYEGYLKKRIAYAKGEELPKGWSPITTYFCIENDVILGSIRIRQGTNAYIEDFIGHIGYETRPSARGKGVAKFMLSTIQKVALTGDVMISCDPTNLASRKVIESCGARFINEYYYEAEVQQVRRYQLSSA is encoded by the coding sequence ATGAATCGTAATATGAAAATAGAACTTGCACACATGGATCATTTAACTGCCTTCACATCTTATATCGATGAATGTGTGGATGATGGAATTATCCTCTATGAGTTTATCTTCAGTAATTATGAAGGTTATCTTAAAAAGCGTATTGCTTACGCTAAAGGTGAAGAACTACCGAAAGGTTGGTCACCTATTACTACTTACTTCTGTATCGAGAATGACGTTATCCTGGGATCAATACGAATTAGGCAGGGGACTAATGCTTATATCGAGGACTTCATTGGTCATATAGGCTACGAAACGCGACCGTCTGCTAGGGGGAAAGGAGTCGCTAAGTTTATGCTATCGACTATTCAAAAGGTCGCACTTACTGGTGATGTGATGATCTCTTGTGACCCGACAAATCTCGCTTCGCGCAAGGTAATTGAAAGTTGTGGGGCTCGATTTATTAACGAATACTATTATGAAGCAGAAGTTCAACAAGTGCGGAGATATCAATTATCTTCGGCATAA
- the ahpC gene encoding alkyl hydroperoxide reductase subunit C, protein MINTEIKPFNATAFKQGEFVEISEKDVKGKWAVFFFYPADFTFVCPTELGDVADHYEELQKRGVEVFSVSTDTHFTHKAWHDSSDTIGKINYYMVGDQAGNLTNNFGVMREGQGLADRATFLVDPQGVIQAMEITAEGIGRDAEDLMRKVKAAQYVAANPGEVCPAKWKEGEATLAPSLDLVGKI, encoded by the coding sequence ATGATCAACACTGAAATTAAACCGTTTAACGCAACCGCTTTCAAACAAGGCGAATTCGTAGAGATCTCAGAAAAAGACGTGAAAGGTAAATGGGCTGTATTTTTCTTCTACCCAGCTGACTTCACTTTTGTTTGCCCTACTGAACTAGGTGATGTTGCAGACCATTACGAAGAACTACAAAAACGTGGTGTAGAAGTTTTCTCAGTATCAACTGACACTCACTTCACTCACAAAGCATGGCACGACAGTTCAGACACTATCGGCAAAATCAACTACTATATGGTAGGTGACCAAGCTGGCAACCTTACGAACAACTTCGGTGTAATGCGTGAAGGTCAAGGCCTTGCAGATCGTGCAACGTTCCTCGTTGACCCACAAGGTGTTATCCAAGCAATGGAAATCACTGCAGAAGGTATTGGTCGTGACGCTGAAGACTTAATGCGTAAAGTTAAAGCTGCACAATATGTAGCTGCGAACCCAGGTGAAGTATGCCCAGCTAAATGGAAAGAAGGCGAAGCAACACTTGCTCCTTCACTAGACCTAGTAGGTAAAATCTAA
- the ahpF gene encoding alkyl hydroperoxide reductase subunit F: MLDQNMKTQLKAYLENLKTEVQLVLTLDDSDTAQKLHTLANDIASLSEKVIVIEDQSASTRKPIMQVINPIKQTAIGFAGLPMGHEFTSLILALLHSGGHPMKLDAELIKQIANLEGEMNFEIFISLSCQNCPDVVQALNMMAATNPNIKTTMIDGAAFQDEVAERNIMAVPSVYLNGKVFTQGRISLTEILSKVDTGAAKKQAIALNEKEPYEVLVVGGGPAGASAAIYAARKGIRTGVVAERFGGQVMDTMAIENFISVKETQGPKLAAALEEHVKEYDVDIMNEQRASGLVSAEKTADGYIHVELDSGAILKSRSVILSTGARWREMNVPGEQEYRNKGVAYCPHCDGPLFKGKKVAVIGGGNSGIEAAIDLAGIVEHVTVLEFADTLRADQVLVNKANSMANIEIIKQAQTTEVIGDGTRVTALNYVDRATGDAKQIELAGIFVQIGLMPNSDFLKGSGVALSPRGEIEVNAKGETSVAGVFAAGDVTTVPYKQIIIAMGEGSKASLSAFDHLIRTPAPTAADNTQI; the protein is encoded by the coding sequence ATGTTAGACCAAAATATGAAAACCCAGTTAAAGGCGTATTTAGAAAACTTAAAGACAGAAGTACAACTTGTGCTGACTCTTGATGACAGTGATACCGCGCAAAAATTGCATACGTTAGCAAATGACATTGCTTCATTGAGCGAAAAAGTTATCGTGATTGAAGATCAAAGTGCGAGCACGCGTAAGCCGATTATGCAGGTAATCAATCCTATCAAACAAACCGCGATTGGTTTTGCTGGTTTACCGATGGGGCACGAATTTACTTCACTGATATTGGCACTACTGCACAGTGGTGGCCACCCTATGAAGCTAGATGCTGAGTTGATTAAACAAATTGCCAACCTTGAAGGTGAGATGAACTTTGAAATATTCATTTCATTAAGCTGTCAGAATTGCCCAGACGTTGTGCAAGCATTAAATATGATGGCGGCAACTAACCCAAATATCAAAACAACCATGATTGACGGTGCAGCGTTCCAAGATGAAGTAGCTGAACGTAATATCATGGCAGTGCCAAGTGTTTACTTAAACGGAAAAGTCTTCACCCAAGGTCGTATTTCATTAACGGAAATATTATCAAAAGTAGATACTGGCGCAGCAAAAAAACAAGCTATCGCATTAAATGAAAAAGAACCGTACGAAGTCCTTGTCGTTGGCGGTGGTCCAGCGGGTGCATCAGCTGCAATTTATGCAGCACGGAAAGGTATCCGCACTGGCGTCGTGGCAGAGCGTTTTGGTGGCCAAGTTATGGATACAATGGCTATCGAGAACTTTATTTCGGTAAAAGAAACCCAAGGGCCTAAACTCGCTGCAGCACTTGAAGAACACGTAAAAGAATATGACGTGGATATCATGAACGAACAAAGAGCGAGTGGTTTAGTCAGTGCAGAAAAAACAGCCGATGGCTATATTCATGTTGAACTCGATAGTGGCGCGATATTAAAAAGCCGCAGTGTGATCTTATCAACAGGCGCACGTTGGAGAGAAATGAACGTACCCGGCGAACAAGAATACCGTAACAAAGGTGTTGCTTACTGCCCACACTGTGATGGTCCGTTATTCAAAGGTAAGAAAGTAGCCGTGATAGGTGGCGGTAACTCTGGTATCGAAGCCGCAATCGACTTAGCAGGTATTGTTGAACATGTGACTGTACTTGAGTTTGCAGATACCTTACGTGCCGATCAAGTACTCGTCAACAAAGCTAACAGCATGGCTAATATTGAGATAATTAAACAAGCACAAACCACAGAAGTTATCGGTGACGGTACGCGAGTGACTGCACTTAATTATGTAGACCGTGCGACTGGTGATGCAAAACAGATCGAACTTGCTGGTATCTTTGTACAAATTGGTTTGATGCCAAACAGTGACTTCTTAAAAGGCAGTGGTGTTGCTTTATCACCTCGTGGTGAAATTGAAGTGAATGCCAAAGGTGAAACCTCTGTTGCAGGTGTATTTGCAGCCGGTGACGTAACCACAGTGCCTTATAAGCAAATTATTATTGCGATGGGTGAAGGTTCAAAAGCCAGTTTAAGTGCATTTGACCATTTAATTCGTACTCCAGCGCCAACTGCAGCAGACAACACGCAAATATAA
- a CDS encoding putative glutathione-dependent formaldehyde-activating enzyme — MRILNGSCLCGKVGIEVPDDFDYMGNCHCSECRKFTGSDYSSVGGISSSKFYFSKGEEFVSIYPKSEETELAFCQCCGSSLFSRKITGGKHNIRLGILDDTPTHKPNFHIFVASKAPWLDINDQLKQFKQGPVK; from the coding sequence ATGAGAATATTAAACGGATCATGTTTATGTGGAAAAGTGGGTATTGAAGTACCTGATGACTTTGATTATATGGGTAACTGTCATTGTTCTGAGTGTCGTAAATTTACTGGTTCAGATTACTCGTCAGTGGGGGGGATTTCATCTTCAAAATTTTATTTTTCAAAAGGTGAGGAGTTTGTCTCGATATATCCAAAAAGTGAAGAGACAGAATTAGCCTTTTGTCAGTGCTGTGGCTCTAGCTTGTTTTCAAGAAAAATTACGGGCGGTAAACATAATATCCGTTTGGGGATCTTAGATGATACCCCGACACATAAACCTAACTTTCATATCTTTGTCGCTTCAAAAGCGCCATGGCTTGATATTAATGACCAGTTAAAGCAGTTTAAGCAAGGTCCTGTTAAGTAA
- a CDS encoding putative acetyltransferase, (GNAT) family yields the protein MDIKSYAAEWAIEIADLFHQSVHAIDPSVYTPEQKEAWAATPPDYEKWSLRLDEKRPFVAIVNGCVAGFIELDADGHIDCTYTHPNFQGMGVASALYEHLLTEARLNNIERLYVEASFIAKPFFEHRGFFVIKRNTFQRNGVTLVNFTMEKRNLNNSDSM from the coding sequence ATGGACATTAAATCATATGCTGCAGAATGGGCGATTGAGATTGCAGACTTGTTTCATCAATCTGTTCACGCGATTGATCCTTCGGTATATACCCCAGAACAGAAAGAAGCTTGGGCTGCAACCCCTCCTGACTATGAAAAATGGTCCCTACGACTAGATGAAAAAAGACCGTTTGTGGCTATCGTCAATGGGTGTGTCGCTGGTTTTATCGAACTGGATGCCGATGGTCATATTGATTGTACTTACACACACCCAAATTTTCAGGGGATGGGTGTCGCGTCTGCACTTTATGAGCACTTACTTACGGAAGCAAGACTTAACAATATCGAACGTTTATATGTTGAGGCATCATTTATTGCTAAGCCGTTCTTCGAGCATAGGGGTTTCTTTGTAATAAAGAGAAATACCTTCCAACGGAATGGTGTGACTTTAGTTAATTTCACAATGGAAAAACGTAACTTAAATAACAGTGACTCAATGTGA
- a CDS encoding HTH-type transcriptional regulator, AraC family, with protein sequence MNKKITIRTYSKYAKGHTHEHHQILIPIRGFIDLKLNGVTASVSYGDCVVIKAGCYHEFRAREDFRFLIIDVNELPNKLNTIIPLGEAANNYVKFVENQLEFHLTPSVEERMILLLFDILDMQDLSSKIDSRIKNTIQYINQDISKHYTIDELAQVAFLSPTQFKFLFNKNIKLTPLKYLAKMRMERAKILLNNTDLPITRISEEVGFVCPSSFTRCFSNHYGQSPKNYRIKC encoded by the coding sequence ATGAACAAGAAAATCACAATACGGACATACAGCAAATATGCCAAAGGTCATACTCATGAGCATCATCAAATACTGATTCCGATTCGTGGATTCATTGATCTAAAACTGAATGGGGTAACAGCTAGTGTCTCATATGGGGACTGCGTGGTGATAAAAGCGGGCTGTTACCATGAGTTTAGAGCAAGAGAAGACTTTCGCTTTCTGATCATTGATGTCAACGAACTACCAAATAAATTGAACACCATCATTCCACTGGGTGAAGCCGCAAATAACTATGTGAAATTCGTAGAAAATCAATTAGAATTTCATTTAACCCCTTCCGTCGAGGAAAGAATGATATTATTACTCTTCGATATACTCGACATGCAAGATCTAAGCAGCAAAATTGACTCTAGAATCAAAAACACAATTCAATATATCAATCAGGATATTTCTAAACATTATACTATTGATGAACTTGCGCAAGTTGCATTCCTAAGTCCAACCCAATTTAAATTCCTCTTCAATAAAAACATTAAATTAACACCACTAAAATACCTTGCAAAGATGAGAATGGAGCGAGCAAAAATTTTGCTAAATAATACCGATTTACCAATTACTCGCATCTCAGAAGAAGTCGGATTTGTCTGCCCATCTTCCTTTACACGCTGCTTTTCAAATCACTATGGTCAGTCACCTAAAAACTACCGCATTAAGTGTTAG
- a CDS encoding membrane protein, with product MVRVGLLYSSVWTFLAIRALISLSCIGLIYLVMIKINKTPLKVIATKDKIQIWIVGLLLQVLYLSFYFISIDTGISPGLVTLILGLQPLLIPIFCKHKLDSTKVALLMLGFVGLSIAILGTKDVEMLALSGILFAGLALLSITLGTIRQGKLEVNLVQAMFYQNLLSASIFVVIGYINGWQVTWTTEFIFSALWMSVVVSVGALLLLMYMIQRESSDSVGVLFYAIPILTFLFDYFLFDEKLTLVTFIGIILVATSVVLYRKKAVLQSTSNT from the coding sequence ATGGTCAGAGTTGGCTTGCTTTATTCTTCAGTGTGGACTTTTCTTGCTATTCGAGCATTGATATCACTTAGTTGTATCGGTTTGATATATTTAGTCATGATAAAAATAAATAAGACACCATTGAAAGTAATTGCAACCAAAGACAAGATACAAATATGGATCGTCGGTCTTTTACTTCAGGTTTTGTATTTGTCGTTTTATTTTATTTCAATCGATACGGGGATATCTCCGGGACTTGTTACTTTAATATTGGGGCTACAACCGTTACTGATCCCTATATTCTGTAAGCATAAGTTGGACAGTACTAAAGTTGCGCTGCTAATGTTAGGATTTGTCGGATTGAGCATTGCTATATTAGGCACAAAAGACGTAGAAATGTTGGCCCTATCAGGGATACTGTTCGCTGGATTAGCATTACTCTCTATTACGTTAGGTACAATCAGGCAGGGTAAACTCGAGGTAAACCTTGTACAAGCGATGTTTTACCAGAACCTATTGTCAGCTTCTATTTTTGTTGTTATCGGCTACATTAATGGCTGGCAGGTTACTTGGACAACGGAATTTATTTTTTCTGCTCTGTGGATGAGTGTTGTTGTATCTGTGGGTGCACTACTCTTACTCATGTATATGATCCAAAGAGAAAGTTCAGATAGTGTAGGCGTACTATTTTACGCGATTCCAATACTCACCTTTCTATTTGACTATTTTTTGTTTGATGAAAAATTAACGTTAGTTACTTTTATCGGCATAATATTGGTTGCGACTTCTGTGGTGTTATACCGTAAAAAAGCCGTTCTTCAATCGACTTCTAACACTTAA
- a CDS encoding amino acid ABC transporter, , ATP-binding protein, with protein sequence MSEQEYMISMQDVNKWYGDFHVLKDVNLNIKKGEKVVICGPSGSGKSTTIRCLNHLEKFQEGKISINGTDLIDDVKIVRHIRSQVGMVFQHFNLFPHLSVLENLLLAPTWVHKKPRHEAIKTAMYYLERVKIADQAHKFPNQLSGGQQQRVAIARCLCINPEIMLFDEPTSALDPEMVSEVLDVMVELADEGITMICVTHEMGFAKKVADRVIFMDAGQIIEENEPHEFFDNPQSDRLKMFLDQILSH encoded by the coding sequence ATGTCAGAACAAGAATATATGATCAGCATGCAAGACGTTAACAAATGGTATGGTGATTTTCACGTACTTAAAGATGTTAACTTAAATATTAAGAAAGGCGAAAAAGTGGTTATCTGTGGCCCGTCAGGCTCGGGTAAATCAACTACTATTCGTTGCTTGAACCACCTTGAAAAATTTCAGGAAGGTAAGATTAGTATTAACGGTACTGACCTGATTGATGATGTAAAAATCGTACGTCATATTCGCTCACAAGTTGGTATGGTATTCCAGCACTTTAATTTGTTCCCACATCTTTCAGTATTGGAAAACTTGTTATTAGCACCAACCTGGGTGCATAAGAAACCAAGGCATGAAGCGATTAAAACTGCGATGTACTACCTTGAGCGTGTGAAGATTGCCGACCAAGCGCATAAGTTTCCAAATCAGCTTTCTGGTGGCCAACAACAGCGTGTAGCGATTGCTCGTTGTCTGTGTATCAACCCTGAGATTATGCTGTTTGATGAGCCAACATCGGCACTGGATCCTGAAATGGTATCGGAAGTGTTAGATGTAATGGTTGAGCTTGCAGATGAAGGTATAACCATGATTTGTGTAACGCACGAAATGGGCTTTGCTAAGAAAGTGGCTGACCGCGTTATTTTCATGGATGCAGGGCAAATTATTGAAGAAAATGAACCACATGAGTTCTTTGATAATCCACAATCAGATCGTTTAAAAATGTTCTTAGATCAGATCTTATCGCACTAA
- a CDS encoding amino acid ABC transporter, inner membrane component — protein MAVYTIKEAKPAPSTTKGVVFWLRENLFSTIPNTLLTLLGIYFIYSTIPPLLDWMLFDATWSGTKEEVVKEGARWIFIIEKFDQFMYGFYPEALHWRPNLVAVLSLGLIFVVPRIGNIKIKLTAMLLYPIVCFILIRGGLGLEVVSTEKWGGLMLTILVAAVGIIASFPIGILLALGRQSDNMPIVKTLCVGFIEFIRGVPLITILFMASVVLPLFFSDGIEFDKLLRALIGITLFQAAYIAEVIRGGLQAIPKGQYEASESLGLTYWQGMILIILPQALKISIPNLVGSFISLFKDTTLVLIIGLFDILAMVTLTNSDTSWLGFEIEGYVFVTMIYWVFCFSMSQYSRVIERKYNTDH, from the coding sequence ATGGCTGTTTATACGATTAAAGAGGCCAAACCTGCACCTTCAACCACTAAGGGTGTTGTATTCTGGTTACGAGAGAATTTATTTTCTACTATACCTAATACACTGTTAACACTGCTTGGCATCTACTTTATCTATTCGACGATACCACCATTATTAGATTGGATGCTCTTTGATGCGACTTGGAGTGGCACTAAAGAGGAAGTGGTTAAAGAAGGTGCTCGCTGGATATTTATCATCGAAAAGTTCGATCAATTTATGTATGGGTTCTATCCTGAAGCCTTACATTGGCGTCCGAATCTGGTTGCTGTGTTGAGTTTAGGGCTTATATTTGTCGTGCCACGCATTGGTAATATTAAGATTAAACTTACGGCAATGCTATTGTACCCAATTGTATGCTTTATCTTGATCCGTGGTGGACTAGGACTTGAAGTAGTCAGTACTGAAAAATGGGGCGGCTTAATGCTGACTATTTTGGTTGCAGCTGTCGGTATCATTGCATCATTCCCAATTGGTATTTTATTGGCGTTAGGACGTCAGTCAGACAACATGCCGATTGTTAAAACCTTATGTGTTGGGTTTATCGAGTTTATTCGTGGTGTACCGCTTATTACTATTTTGTTTATGGCGTCGGTAGTACTGCCATTATTCTTTAGTGATGGTATCGAATTTGATAAGTTATTACGTGCGTTAATTGGTATTACATTGTTCCAAGCAGCTTATATCGCTGAAGTTATTCGTGGTGGTTTACAAGCTATTCCGAAAGGTCAATACGAAGCCAGTGAGTCATTAGGGCTAACCTATTGGCAAGGGATGATTTTGATTATTCTGCCACAGGCATTAAAGATCTCTATCCCGAATCTAGTAGGCTCTTTCATCTCGCTGTTTAAAGATACAACACTGGTACTTATTATTGGCTTATTCGATATTCTAGCAATGGTAACACTGACTAACAGTGATACCAGTTGGCTTGGTTTTGAAATCGAAGGGTACGTATTTGTTACCATGATTTATTGGGTATTTTGTTTCAGTATGTCGCAATACTCGCGCGTGATTGAACGTAAATATAATACCGACCATTAA
- a CDS encoding amino acid ABC transporter, inner membrane component, with the protein MNNSKLPPTSNGLFNSPQNRAIIFQVLSLAVVVLCIFYFVNNMFDNVAKRGITTGFSFLGETAGFGISQSLIHYDDTSSTFLDVFIVGLLNTILVGVIGIVLASIIGLMVGIGRLSSNYLIAKLSLVYIETFRNIPILLQILFWYNVVLATLPSPRQSISYFDSVFINNRGLIIPDPIFESGSSFILIAFVLACVSVVFLAKWATKRHDLTGEEFPLVKVSLAILVSAPLLVFFITGQPISAEYPALKGFNFKGGVTIIPELLALIFALSIYTATYIAEAVRAGIEAVPPGQKEAAKSLGLQEHVILRKVVLPQALRVIIPPVINQYLNLVKNSSLATAIGYPEIVTLFSGTTLNQVGQAIEIILMTMAVYLVFSIVISLLLNWVNARMEIKGR; encoded by the coding sequence ATGAATAATTCAAAGCTCCCCCCGACCTCCAACGGTTTATTTAACAGCCCACAAAATCGCGCGATTATTTTCCAAGTGCTTTCTTTGGCTGTTGTGGTTCTATGCATTTTTTACTTCGTTAACAACATGTTTGATAATGTAGCAAAAAGGGGTATTACTACAGGTTTTTCGTTCTTAGGTGAAACTGCTGGTTTTGGTATCAGTCAATCGCTTATTCACTATGATGATACAAGCTCCACCTTTTTAGATGTATTTATTGTTGGTTTATTAAATACAATTCTAGTGGGTGTTATTGGTATTGTTTTAGCTTCAATTATTGGCTTAATGGTTGGTATTGGTCGTCTATCATCAAATTATTTGATTGCTAAACTGTCACTGGTTTACATTGAAACATTCCGTAATATTCCTATTTTATTACAGATATTGTTTTGGTATAACGTGGTACTTGCTACGTTACCAAGCCCACGACAAAGTATTTCTTATTTTGATTCTGTCTTCATTAATAACCGTGGCTTAATTATTCCAGATCCGATCTTCGAATCGGGCAGTAGCTTTATTCTTATTGCGTTTGTTCTGGCGTGTGTTAGTGTCGTATTTCTTGCTAAATGGGCGACTAAACGTCATGACTTAACCGGTGAAGAATTTCCTTTAGTGAAAGTATCTTTGGCTATTTTAGTCTCAGCTCCTTTACTTGTATTCTTTATTACGGGTCAACCAATCAGTGCTGAATATCCGGCATTAAAAGGGTTTAATTTCAAAGGAGGGGTTACCATAATCCCTGAGTTACTTGCGCTTATCTTTGCGTTAAGTATCTATACCGCGACTTATATTGCAGAAGCTGTACGTGCGGGGATTGAAGCTGTACCCCCAGGTCAAAAAGAAGCGGCAAAATCATTAGGATTACAAGAACATGTGATCTTACGTAAAGTTGTTTTACCACAAGCATTACGCGTGATCATTCCCCCTGTTATTAATCAATACCTTAATCTAGTGAAAAATTCATCACTGGCAACTGCAATTGGTTATCCGGAAATTGTTACCTTGTTCTCGGGGACGACGCTTAACCAAGTTGGGCAGGCTATTGAGATCATTCTAATGACGATGGCTGTGTATCTTGTTTTCAGTATTGTTATATCACTGCTGCTGAATTGGGTTAATGCAAGAATGGAAATTAAAGGAAGATAA
- a CDS encoding amino acid ABC transporter, extracellular solute-binding protein — MKVTKIALILGLASTLPNLVNAATLDKVMKKGVLNCGVSTGIPGFSATDSKGVWKGIDVDFCRSVAAAVLGDASKVKFIPLTAKERFTALQSGEIDVLARSSTWTATRDTSLGLNFAGVNYYDGQGFLVSKDLGVTSAKELDGASFCIQAGTTTELNLTDYFKSNNMEYKAVTFDTSGQTIDAFKKGRCDAVTSDASQLYGLKIKLDNPKSAVVLPEIISKEPLGPVVRQGDDEWFNVVRWTMFATLEAEELGVTASNVDKQLKSANPSVKRLLGVSGKAGENLGLKADWAYQIVKQVGNYEEMFENNVGKNSPLNIDRGINNLWNKGGLMYAMPIR; from the coding sequence ATGAAGGTTACAAAAATAGCTTTAATACTAGGTCTAGCATCAACATTACCTAATTTAGTTAATGCTGCTACATTAGATAAGGTGATGAAAAAAGGCGTATTGAACTGTGGTGTATCGACAGGGATTCCAGGGTTTTCAGCTACTGATTCAAAAGGTGTTTGGAAAGGTATCGATGTTGATTTTTGTCGTTCAGTTGCGGCTGCCGTATTAGGTGATGCATCGAAAGTTAAATTTATTCCACTGACTGCTAAAGAACGTTTTACTGCACTACAAAGTGGTGAAATCGATGTGCTAGCACGTTCATCTACTTGGACTGCAACACGTGATACTTCACTTGGCTTAAACTTTGCGGGAGTGAATTATTATGATGGTCAAGGTTTCCTTGTTAGTAAAGACCTTGGTGTAACGTCAGCGAAAGAGCTAGATGGTGCTTCTTTCTGTATTCAAGCGGGTACAACAACTGAACTTAACCTGACTGACTATTTCAAATCAAACAACATGGAATATAAAGCCGTTACATTTGATACATCAGGTCAAACAATTGATGCATTCAAAAAAGGTCGTTGTGACGCAGTTACATCTGACGCATCTCAGTTATACGGTTTAAAAATCAAATTAGACAATCCTAAATCAGCAGTCGTATTACCAGAGATCATTTCTAAAGAACCTTTAGGCCCTGTTGTTCGCCAAGGTGATGATGAATGGTTTAACGTCGTGCGCTGGACCATGTTTGCAACACTAGAAGCAGAAGAACTAGGTGTAACAGCAAGCAATGTTGATAAGCAATTAAAATCAGCAAATCCATCTGTGAAACGTCTATTAGGTGTTTCTGGTAAAGCCGGTGAAAACTTAGGGCTTAAAGCGGATTGGGCTTACCAAATTGTTAAGCAAGTTGGTAACTATGAAGAAATGTTCGAGAACAACGTAGGTAAAAATTCACCTCTTAACATTGATCGCGGCATCAATAATTTATGGAATAAAGGCGGCTTAATGTACGCAATGCCAATTCGATAA
- a CDS encoding putative exported short chain dehydrogenase → MMMKKLVVITGASSGIGEATAKRLSAAGHPLLLVARRVEKLESLDLPNCLCEKVDLTVHAEFHAALAKAEALYGPTDLLINNAGMMLLGQIDTQPAEEFKTMFDINVIALLNGMQAVLAPMKARNTGTIINISSVAGRKTFGAHAAYCGTKFAVHAITENVREEVATSDVRVITIAPGAVETELLSHTTSEDIKAGYEEWKSTMGNILTPGDVARSIEFAYAQPQDVCIREIVLASTRQEP, encoded by the coding sequence ATGATGATGAAAAAATTAGTCGTGATCACAGGTGCAAGTTCAGGTATTGGTGAAGCTACAGCGAAGCGTTTAAGCGCCGCTGGTCACCCGTTATTATTAGTTGCTCGTCGTGTTGAAAAGCTAGAATCGCTAGATTTACCAAACTGTTTATGTGAAAAAGTAGACTTAACGGTTCACGCCGAATTCCACGCTGCACTTGCTAAAGCTGAAGCATTATACGGTCCAACAGATCTATTGATTAACAATGCTGGTATGATGTTATTAGGTCAAATTGATACCCAACCTGCTGAAGAATTCAAAACCATGTTCGATATTAATGTGATCGCATTATTAAACGGCATGCAAGCAGTTCTTGCGCCAATGAAAGCCCGTAATACTGGTACTATTATTAATATTAGTTCAGTTGCAGGTCGCAAGACATTTGGTGCGCATGCTGCTTATTGTGGTACTAAATTTGCGGTACACGCTATTACTGAAAATGTTCGTGAAGAAGTGGCAACGTCTGATGTGCGTGTAATTACTATCGCCCCAGGTGCTGTTGAAACTGAATTGTTATCACATACAACTTCAGAAGACATTAAAGCGGGCTACGAAGAGTGGAAATCAACGATGGGTAATATACTTACACCTGGTGATGTAGCACGTTCAATTGAATTTGCTTACGCACAACCACAAGATGTATGTATCCGTGAGATCGTATTAGCAAGTACACGTCAAGAACCTTAA